One Streptomyces sp. NBC_01551 genomic region harbors:
- a CDS encoding NUDIX domain-containing protein produces MGPKSTRVYQTIRSWIESGKYGPGEKLPSERTMSAELEIGRTALRQVLARLASERLIRAYDRSSYRVVGGETVPTPAELEPWTIHGSRTVYENRWVNLDLVDVEPPGVERFEHHVVRLHHVAITAVIDEQQRVLMLWRYRFVPQQWGWELPGGIVDEGEDAATTAARETEEETGWRPTNVEHVVTYQPMIGMVDSPHEIFVARGAVKVGEPTDIEEAGTIAWVPLADIPALMAEGKLMGSGTLVALLHVLASRATAAP; encoded by the coding sequence ATGGGACCGAAGTCGACGAGGGTCTACCAAACGATCCGGTCTTGGATCGAGTCGGGCAAGTACGGGCCCGGCGAGAAGCTTCCCTCCGAGCGGACCATGAGCGCTGAGCTGGAGATCGGCCGTACCGCCCTCCGCCAGGTACTCGCACGACTGGCGAGCGAGCGGCTCATCAGGGCGTACGACCGCAGTTCGTACCGAGTCGTGGGTGGCGAGACCGTCCCCACGCCAGCAGAGCTGGAGCCATGGACGATCCACGGCAGCAGGACCGTCTATGAGAACCGGTGGGTGAACCTCGACCTCGTCGACGTCGAGCCGCCCGGGGTCGAGCGGTTCGAGCACCACGTGGTACGCCTCCACCATGTGGCGATCACCGCCGTGATCGACGAGCAGCAGCGCGTCCTGATGCTCTGGCGATACCGCTTCGTCCCGCAGCAGTGGGGTTGGGAACTTCCCGGCGGGATCGTGGACGAAGGCGAGGACGCGGCGACCACGGCGGCGCGGGAGACCGAGGAAGAGACCGGCTGGCGCCCGACGAACGTCGAGCACGTCGTGACGTACCAGCCCATGATCGGCATGGTCGACTCGCCCCACGAGATCTTCGTGGCACGTGGTGCGGTGAAGGTGGGCGAACCCACGGACATTGAGGAGGCCGGGACGATCGCCTGGGTACCCCTGGCGGACATCCCCGCACTCATGGCCGAAGGGAAACTCATGGGGTCAGGAACCCTGGTCGCCCTCCTTCACGTCCTCGCGTCGCGGGCTACAGCCGCCCCGTAA